One window of Microcoleus vaginatus PCC 9802 genomic DNA carries:
- a CDS encoding PAS domain-containing sensor histidine kinase produces MQISSNSSTFKNGEHNNEDGSSLLKSEERYKNLVANIPGAVYRCSCEYTDGGELTRTMAFLSEAVQEISGYPSSDFINDRVRSLASIIHPQDRKNVDAAVKKSVESKTPYILEYRIVRADGRISWVYEKGKAICYEADEARGRQEGQGEIEGFLSPVVSPIANSLCRVVYLDGVILDITERKRAEENLRNTQDFLNAVLQNLPISVFIKDAVEQKFIYWNTASEELFGYSKDEVLLNTAAELLKSEQANYLQEQDLEVFATRKCVDLPEETLQLPRRGKRILHTKKVPLFDDYGAPKYILGIAEDITESKKNETELSRLAIVAQKTQNGVIITDAQGCIEWVNEGFTRISGYVLAEMQGKKPGDVLQGPQTDPLTIAQLRSALAGGVPFNQEIYNYSKDGKGYWVALSIAPIYQENGELEGFIAVQTDITDRKQAEETLRERENYYRCIVETALEGVWMFDAENKTTFVNTPMAEMLGYTVDEMLGRSLFEFIEGEERALAQTYVERRRKGIRERYDFKFTRKDGSHLWAIVSATPMFDAEGKFSGVLRMITDISDRKQAEAELRQTLQELEFEKFALDQSAIVSTTNEFGLITYVNAQFCELFKYAREELIGKTHKLVNSGYHSPEFFKQLWSTICQGNVWRGEIKNQAKDGTFFWLDTTIVPFLNSSGAPYQYVAIRKDITNRKHAEEAVRLSESQLRAKNQELAKALRDVHKTQSMMVQNEKMVSLGQLVAGVAHEINNPVSFIYGNVMHADDYFKDLLKMLQLYQQEYPQPTRTIQQEIDDVDLNFLLTDLPKLLNSMKMGAERIRQIVLSLKNFSRLDESEQKQVDIHEGIESTLLILQHRLKETAGRPKILLLKEFGNLPRLQCYAGQLNQVFMNIIGNAIDALEEAMETGKWAEGEQAPIPYCPSPTLRICTDVKYEQDALMQADSAVSDASIRHPSHIVIRIADNGPGIPIDVHERLFDPFFTTKEPGKGTGLGLSISYQIVVEKHGGRLKCDSAPGQGTEFAIEIPVGKIVS; encoded by the coding sequence ATGCAAATTTCTTCCAATTCTTCTACATTTAAGAACGGCGAGCACAATAACGAAGACGGATCATCGTTGTTAAAAAGCGAAGAACGATATAAAAATTTAGTAGCTAATATTCCCGGTGCTGTCTACCGCTGTAGCTGCGAGTATACGGACGGCGGGGAATTAACACGGACAATGGCGTTTTTGAGCGAGGCTGTTCAAGAAATATCAGGCTATCCCTCTTCTGATTTTATCAACGATCGCGTCCGTTCCTTGGCAAGCATTATCCATCCTCAAGACCGCAAAAATGTGGATGCTGCTGTCAAAAAAAGTGTAGAATCGAAAACTCCGTATATCCTTGAATACCGGATTGTCCGGGCGGACGGCCGAATTAGCTGGGTTTACGAAAAAGGCAAAGCTATTTGCTACGAGGCGGACGAGGCTAGAGGAAGACAAGAGGGACAAGGAGAAATCGAGGGCTTTTTGTCGCCTGTGGTTTCGCCGATCGCAAATTCTCTGTGTCGGGTTGTTTATCTCGACGGAGTGATTTTGGATATTACTGAACGAAAGCGAGCTGAGGAAAACCTGCGAAACACTCAAGATTTTCTCAATGCGGTACTGCAAAATCTGCCGATTAGCGTCTTTATTAAAGATGCTGTAGAGCAAAAATTTATTTATTGGAATACTGCTAGCGAAGAATTGTTTGGCTATTCCAAGGATGAAGTGCTCTTAAACACTGCTGCTGAGTTGTTGAAATCAGAGCAGGCAAATTACTTGCAAGAACAAGATTTAGAAGTGTTTGCAACGAGAAAATGTGTCGATTTGCCAGAAGAAACTCTCCAACTTCCGCGCCGGGGAAAGCGGATTTTACACACTAAAAAAGTTCCTTTGTTTGACGATTATGGCGCGCCTAAGTACATTTTGGGTATTGCTGAAGATATTACGGAAAGCAAAAAAAATGAAACTGAATTGTCACGCTTAGCCATTGTGGCTCAAAAAACGCAAAATGGTGTGATTATTACTGATGCTCAAGGCTGCATTGAATGGGTGAATGAAGGATTTACTCGGATTAGTGGTTACGTGCTGGCAGAAATGCAGGGAAAAAAACCGGGTGATGTGCTGCAAGGCCCTCAAACAGACCCGCTAACTATTGCTCAACTGCGATCGGCTTTGGCTGGGGGCGTGCCGTTTAATCAGGAAATTTACAATTACAGCAAGGATGGAAAGGGTTATTGGGTGGCGCTTTCGATCGCTCCAATTTATCAAGAAAATGGGGAACTCGAAGGTTTTATTGCGGTGCAAACTGATATTACCGATCGCAAGCAAGCAGAGGAAACACTGAGGGAGAGGGAGAATTATTACCGCTGCATTGTCGAGACGGCTTTGGAGGGGGTTTGGATGTTTGACGCCGAAAATAAAACAACTTTTGTCAACACTCCGATGGCCGAAATGTTGGGGTATACAGTTGACGAAATGCTGGGGCGATCGCTATTTGAATTTATTGAGGGTGAGGAGAGGGCGCTCGCCCAAACTTACGTGGAGCGCCGCAGGAAAGGTATTCGGGAACGCTACGATTTTAAGTTTACTCGCAAAGACGGTTCTCACTTGTGGGCGATCGTGTCGGCGACGCCAATGTTCGACGCTGAGGGCAAATTTTCCGGGGTTTTACGGATGATTACTGATATTAGCGATCGCAAACAAGCCGAAGCCGAATTGCGCCAAACTCTCCAAGAGTTGGAATTTGAAAAATTTGCATTGGATCAATCTGCGATCGTTTCGACAACCAACGAATTCGGCCTCATTACTTACGTCAACGCTCAATTTTGCGAACTTTTTAAATACGCCAGAGAAGAACTAATTGGCAAAACCCACAAACTTGTCAATTCTGGTTATCACTCCCCAGAATTTTTTAAACAGCTTTGGTCAACCATCTGCCAGGGTAATGTGTGGCGGGGAGAAATAAAAAATCAAGCTAAAGATGGTACATTTTTCTGGTTGGATACTACGATTGTACCTTTCTTAAATAGTAGTGGGGCCCCCTATCAATATGTAGCAATTCGCAAAGATATTACCAACCGCAAACACGCAGAAGAAGCGGTGCGACTTTCTGAAAGTCAATTGAGGGCTAAGAATCAAGAATTGGCAAAAGCCCTACGGGACGTGCATAAAACTCAAAGCATGATGGTTCAAAATGAAAAAATGGTAAGTTTGGGGCAATTAGTCGCTGGGGTTGCTCACGAAATCAACAATCCAGTTAGTTTTATTTACGGCAACGTCATGCACGCTGACGATTACTTTAAAGACTTGCTAAAAATGCTCCAACTTTACCAGCAGGAATACCCGCAGCCAACACGGACAATTCAGCAAGAAATAGATGATGTCGATTTGAATTTTCTGCTCACAGATTTGCCAAAGCTGTTAAATTCGATGAAAATGGGAGCAGAGCGAATTCGCCAAATTGTGCTGTCACTGAAGAATTTTTCGCGATTAGATGAATCCGAACAAAAGCAGGTGGATATTCACGAAGGGATTGAAAGCACTTTGTTGATTTTGCAGCACAGGTTGAAAGAAACGGCAGGGCGTCCTAAAATTCTGCTGCTCAAAGAGTTCGGCAACTTACCCCGCCTACAGTGTTATGCAGGACAGTTGAATCAGGTTTTTATGAATATTATTGGCAATGCAATTGATGCTTTGGAAGAGGCAATGGAGACTGGAAAGTGGGCGGAGGGGGAACAGGCGCCTATTCCTTATTGTCCTTCGCCGACGCTGCGGATTTGTACGGATGTAAAATATGAACAGGATGCTTTGATGCAGGCAGATTCTGCTGTTTCTGATGCTTCGATTCGGCATCCTTCTCATATTGTGATTCGGATTGCTGACAACGGCCCGGGGATTCCGATCGATGTTCACGAAAGGCTGTTCGATCCGTTTTTTACTACCAAAGAGCCTGGTAAAGGTACTGGTTTGGGGCTGTCTATCAGCTATCAAATTGTGGTGGAAAAACACGGCGGGCGGCTTAAGTGCGATTCTGCACCGGGTCAAGGCACGGAATTTGCGATCGAGATTCCTGTCGGCAAAATAGTTAGTTAG
- a CDS encoding DUF393 domain-containing protein translates to MNYNVIYDGKCNLCVTLVQLLENLDQGNRFEYIPMQDLEQLNRFGITSGDCEMGMILIDGNTPERRWQGSDAAEEIGRILPGGEVFVAAYRAMPGMKWMGDRVYEQVRDNRYTLFGKRSTTYKSVYPVGCRSIDNCDNSKD, encoded by the coding sequence ATGAATTACAACGTAATTTACGACGGCAAGTGCAATCTCTGTGTCACCTTGGTACAGTTATTAGAAAACTTAGACCAAGGCAATAGGTTTGAGTATATTCCCATGCAAGATTTAGAGCAATTAAATCGCTTTGGGATTACGTCTGGAGACTGCGAAATGGGGATGATTTTGATAGATGGCAACACCCCGGAACGGCGCTGGCAGGGCAGCGATGCGGCGGAGGAAATCGGGCGGATATTGCCTGGAGGTGAGGTGTTTGTGGCTGCTTACCGGGCAATGCCGGGGATGAAGTGGATGGGCGATCGCGTGTACGAACAAGTCCGCGACAACCGCTATACTTTATTTGGCAAGCGATCGACTACTTACAAATCTGTTTATCCGGTTGGCTGTAGGTCGATCGACAATTGCGATAATAGCAAGGACTAA
- a CDS encoding GAF domain-containing protein: MLTLSEYQINSTLHEGVETIIYRGQTPTNAPPAILKVLKAEYPTLEAITRLKHEYQIRQNLDSEQIVKAISLETFDHRLGMVLEDFGGESLAKLLERETLSLQANLNIAIQIVKALQYLHFQHIIHKDIKPSNIIINSQTKQVKLTDFGIATKLNKENPQFNNPNSVEGTLAYMSPEQTGRMNRTLDYRTDFYSIGITLYEMLTGKLPFSSTDPLEIVYSHIAVQPIYPHKINSEIPVAISEIVMKLMAKNAEDRYQSAAGLLADLEISLHQLETTGQIADFIPGRLDILSQLLIPQKLYGRENQVNELLAAFERVRAGLANNLLEKPATLEQKSPPSKSSELMLVSGYSGIGKSAVVNEVSKPITRSKGYFISGKFDQLKRNIPYASLIQAFNSLLRQLLTESALSLEIWRTKILTAVGTDGQVIADVIPKVELIIGKQPEVPELAPVESQNRFNRVFKEFIRVFAQKEHPLVIFLDDLQWADSATLKLMQILITDPDQKYLLLIGAYRDNEVSPTHPLIQTVEEIEKTGTIVNNIVLQPLDLANVTELVTETLNTCTEKVTNLADLIWNKTGGNPFFLTQLLQALYQDYLLKFEFNNITNEGSESGWYWSIDEIQAIGITDKSVVELVASRIEKLPAPTQEVLKLAACVGDKFALDVLSLVSEKSPNTTATELHSALQAGLILPLSDAYRIPLVFNRAESINFKLDTSRVSYKFLHDRVQQAAYSLIPEDKKQFTHLKIGQLLLNNTPPDQLEENIFDIVNQLNVGIDTISQQSEKTQLAKLNLTAGRKAKAAAAYEAAVRYLRVGMGLLPEVSWQSQYELTLSIYELTAEAEYLNINFEDSTKLVYIILPQAKTLLEKVKVYKLQIQSYNSQNRPLEALNTGMEVLKLLGISFPPNPTLLNIVAGLIKTKLSLGTKRVEDLANLPEMTDPNKQAIMGILSGILSSAVQAKPQLVPLLTFMMIQQGVKYGNSLYASIAYAYYGAILCRLGDINSGYQFGELAIRLLDKFPSRSIQSKVYTLFSGFIKHWKSPLYSILGYLIEGFQTGLETGDLEFAGYSIGEYCCYKLWMGEPLELVEQETGKYVKLMQQLKLEMAVPYISIRRQTGLNLCGKAVEPCHLVGESFNEVETLPAFRDSKNFLLLCSIYSAKAQLNFLFKNYVQALDNSRLFEKYEEAAAGFYVVSISNFYYSLSLLALFPQAGKGEQKQYLKKVIQLQKKMKKWGDHAPINHQHKYDLVEAEKARVLGQNERAMDYYDRAISGASKNGYIPEEALAYELAGEFYQSLGKHIIYPAYLTKAYYAYIRWGAIAKVKDLELRYPFLVAQTRTTETPTLDITSTTTGNTTSSSLGDFLDLATFIKSAQAINGEIVLEKLLTKLIKIILENAAAQKVVLLLLKNDILCIEATGSFAEDKVTLLPSIPVENRQDVPLSVINYVHSSQKHLVLDNATVAEPFNVDAYIRKNQPKSILCLPILYQSQRRGIIYLENALTVGAFTVERVEVFKVLISQVAIAVENAGLYAREKEKSQQLEKSFNELQQAQLQLIQSEKMSALGNLIAGVAHEINNPLGFIAGNLDAAAEASLDLIDCLQLYQEKFPNPGDELQDKASQIDLEYLIEDLPKMLLSMKSGTERIRNISTSLRTFSRADSANKVLANIHEGIDTTLMILQYRLKATDTRPAIKIIKEYGDIPPVKCYFGQLNQVFMNLLANAIECFDEFNQGCTYAEIEALPNTIAIITHLGEDNNSVVIKIKDNGQGMSSEVKSKIFDHLFTTKGVGKGTGLGLSISRQIVEETHGGKLTCESVLGEGTEFAIALPL, from the coding sequence ATGTTAACCTTATCAGAATACCAAATAAATTCTACTCTGCACGAAGGCGTAGAAACAATAATCTATCGCGGACAAACACCGACAAATGCGCCCCCAGCAATTCTGAAAGTCCTCAAAGCCGAATATCCCACCCTCGAAGCCATTACCAGGCTCAAACACGAATATCAAATCCGCCAAAATTTAGACAGCGAACAAATCGTCAAAGCCATCAGTCTCGAAACATTTGACCACCGATTAGGAATGGTTTTAGAAGACTTTGGCGGCGAATCCCTCGCAAAACTGCTGGAAAGAGAAACCTTGAGCCTGCAAGCAAATTTAAACATCGCCATCCAAATAGTCAAAGCCTTACAATACCTGCATTTTCAGCACATTATTCACAAAGACATCAAACCCAGCAACATCATAATTAACTCGCAAACTAAACAAGTAAAACTCACCGACTTCGGCATTGCTACAAAACTCAACAAAGAAAATCCGCAATTTAACAATCCCAACTCAGTCGAAGGCACATTAGCCTATATGTCACCCGAACAAACCGGGAGAATGAACCGCACCCTCGACTACCGCACCGACTTTTATTCTATCGGCATCACCTTGTATGAAATGCTGACGGGAAAATTGCCTTTTTCCAGCACCGACCCCTTAGAAATAGTTTATAGCCACATTGCAGTTCAACCAATATATCCCCATAAAATCAATTCTGAAATACCTGTCGCCATCTCTGAGATAGTGATGAAATTGATGGCAAAAAATGCCGAAGATAGATATCAAAGTGCGGCGGGATTGTTAGCCGACTTAGAAATTTCTTTGCATCAGTTAGAAACCACCGGACAAATTGCCGACTTCATCCCCGGACGCTTAGATATTCTCAGCCAATTGTTAATCCCCCAAAAATTGTACGGTCGGGAAAATCAGGTTAATGAATTGCTAGCCGCATTTGAACGTGTAAGAGCGGGTTTAGCCAACAATTTGTTAGAAAAACCCGCCACCTTAGAACAAAAGTCGCCCCCATCAAAAAGCAGCGAATTAATGCTAGTATCAGGCTACTCAGGCATCGGTAAATCAGCCGTAGTCAACGAAGTTAGCAAACCAATTACTAGGTCAAAAGGTTACTTTATCAGCGGCAAATTTGACCAATTAAAACGCAACATTCCTTATGCCTCATTAATCCAAGCATTTAACTCCTTGCTGCGGCAATTGCTAACAGAAAGTGCACTTTCCTTAGAAATATGGCGCACTAAAATTTTAACAGCCGTGGGAACCGACGGCCAAGTAATTGCCGACGTAATTCCAAAAGTTGAATTAATCATCGGCAAACAGCCAGAAGTCCCAGAACTCGCCCCTGTAGAATCCCAAAATCGATTCAATCGGGTATTCAAAGAATTTATTCGCGTTTTCGCCCAAAAAGAACACCCCCTAGTTATCTTTTTAGACGATTTGCAGTGGGCAGATTCAGCAACATTAAAGTTGATGCAAATACTGATAACTGACCCTGATCAAAAATATTTGTTGCTAATTGGTGCCTATCGAGACAATGAAGTTAGTCCGACCCACCCCTTAATTCAGACTGTAGAAGAGATTGAAAAAACTGGTACAATAGTCAACAATATCGTGTTGCAACCGCTGGATTTAGCAAATGTGACGGAATTAGTGACTGAAACACTTAACACTTGCACAGAAAAAGTAACAAATTTAGCCGATTTAATCTGGAATAAAACGGGCGGCAATCCTTTTTTCTTGACTCAATTACTTCAAGCACTTTATCAAGACTATCTTCTGAAATTTGAATTTAATAACATTACAAATGAGGGAAGTGAAAGTGGCTGGTATTGGAGTATCGATGAAATCCAAGCCATTGGAATTACCGATAAAAGTGTGGTGGAACTGGTAGCTTCTCGCATTGAAAAGCTGCCCGCACCCACGCAAGAAGTGTTGAAGCTAGCAGCTTGCGTGGGAGATAAATTTGCTCTAGATGTGCTGTCACTTGTTAGCGAAAAGTCACCTAATACTACAGCAACTGAACTTCATTCAGCTTTGCAAGCCGGGTTAATTCTACCCTTGAGCGATGCTTATCGCATTCCTTTAGTTTTCAATCGAGCCGAATCAATTAATTTCAAGTTAGACACTTCACGGGTTAGTTATAAATTTTTGCACGATCGCGTTCAGCAAGCCGCCTATTCGCTAATTCCCGAAGACAAAAAGCAATTTACCCATTTAAAAATCGGTCAATTACTGTTAAACAATACTCCACCAGACCAGCTAGAAGAAAACATCTTTGATATCGTCAATCAATTGAATGTCGGAATTGACACGATTAGCCAGCAATCAGAAAAGACGCAGTTAGCAAAATTAAATTTAACGGCTGGACGCAAGGCAAAAGCGGCTGCTGCTTATGAAGCTGCTGTTAGGTATTTGCGAGTTGGTATGGGATTATTACCAGAGGTTAGCTGGCAGAGTCAGTATGAATTAACGCTCTCTATCTACGAGTTAACAGCGGAAGCTGAATACTTAAACATCAACTTTGAAGACTCAACAAAACTGGTTTATATCATCCTACCCCAAGCTAAAACTCTACTGGAAAAAGTGAAGGTTTACAAACTTCAAATCCAGTCTTACAATTCTCAAAATAGACCGTTAGAAGCACTAAATACAGGAATGGAAGTACTGAAATTATTAGGTATTTCTTTTCCTCCCAACCCCACTTTGCTAAATATTGTGGCGGGACTGATTAAGACCAAACTAAGTTTGGGAACGAAACGAGTTGAGGATTTAGCTAATTTGCCAGAAATGACCGATCCTAATAAACAAGCTATCATGGGGATTTTATCAGGGATTCTCAGCAGTGCTGTTCAAGCAAAACCGCAACTGGTACCGCTGCTGACATTTATGATGATCCAGCAGGGCGTTAAATATGGTAACTCACTTTATGCTAGTATCGCCTACGCTTATTATGGCGCTATTTTGTGCAGGCTAGGGGATATCAATTCGGGATACCAATTCGGCGAACTGGCAATTAGGCTGTTAGACAAATTTCCCTCCCGTTCGATCCAAAGTAAAGTTTATACACTCTTTAGTGGTTTTATTAAACATTGGAAATCCCCCCTTTACTCAATATTAGGCTATCTTATCGAAGGTTTTCAAACCGGCCTGGAAACAGGAGACTTAGAATTTGCTGGTTATTCTATAGGAGAATATTGTTGTTACAAACTATGGATGGGAGAGCCTCTAGAATTGGTTGAACAGGAAACTGGGAAGTATGTGAAATTAATGCAGCAACTTAAATTAGAAATGGCTGTACCGTATATAAGTATACGGAGGCAGACAGGTCTCAATTTATGCGGAAAAGCTGTCGAACCATGCCATTTAGTCGGCGAGAGTTTTAATGAAGTTGAAACGCTCCCCGCTTTTAGAGACTCTAAAAACTTTCTTTTACTTTGTTCGATTTATAGCGCCAAAGCTCAGCTTAATTTTTTGTTCAAAAACTACGTGCAAGCCTTGGATAATTCAAGGTTATTTGAAAAATATGAAGAAGCCGCTGCGGGATTTTATGTGGTTTCCATCAGCAACTTCTACTACTCTCTCAGTCTCCTCGCTTTGTTTCCCCAAGCTGGCAAAGGTGAGCAAAAGCAATATCTTAAAAAAGTGATACAGTTACAAAAAAAGATGAAAAAATGGGGAGATCACGCTCCCATCAACCACCAACACAAATATGATTTGGTAGAAGCCGAGAAAGCGCGAGTGTTAGGGCAGAATGAGCGAGCAATGGATTATTACGATCGCGCTATTTCGGGAGCCTCCAAAAACGGTTACATCCCAGAGGAAGCATTAGCTTATGAATTAGCAGGAGAATTCTATCAATCTTTGGGAAAACACATAATTTATCCAGCCTACCTTACCAAAGCTTATTATGCTTACATCCGCTGGGGAGCAATTGCCAAAGTTAAAGACTTGGAATTGAGATATCCTTTCTTAGTAGCACAAACGCGTACAACAGAAACCCCAACCCTCGATATCACCAGCACTACCACGGGAAATACTACCAGTAGTAGTTTAGGCGATTTCTTAGACTTAGCTACTTTTATTAAGTCGGCGCAAGCCATTAACGGTGAAATTGTTCTCGAAAAATTGTTAACCAAATTAATCAAAATTATTTTAGAAAATGCCGCAGCTCAAAAAGTAGTGTTGCTGCTGCTGAAAAACGATATCCTCTGCATAGAAGCTACTGGCAGTTTTGCGGAGGATAAAGTGACACTTTTACCCTCTATTCCCGTAGAAAATCGTCAAGATGTTCCCCTGTCTGTGATTAATTACGTACACAGCAGTCAAAAGCATCTGGTTTTAGACAATGCGACTGTCGCCGAACCTTTTAATGTGGATGCTTATATTCGGAAAAATCAACCCAAATCAATTCTCTGTTTGCCGATTCTTTATCAATCTCAGCGTCGCGGAATAATTTATCTAGAAAATGCTTTGACGGTAGGAGCTTTTACAGTAGAGAGAGTAGAAGTATTCAAAGTGTTAATTTCTCAAGTTGCTATTGCTGTAGAAAATGCTGGTTTGTACGCGCGCGAGAAAGAAAAATCTCAACAGTTAGAAAAATCTTTCAATGAATTGCAACAGGCGCAACTGCAACTCATTCAAAGCGAAAAAATGTCGGCTCTCGGCAACTTGATTGCAGGGGTTGCTCACGAAATTAACAATCCGCTTGGTTTTATTGCGGGCAATCTTGATGCTGCTGCTGAGGCGAGCTTAGATTTGATTGATTGCTTACAACTTTACCAAGAAAAATTTCCTAATCCTGGAGATGAATTACAGGATAAAGCATCGCAGATCGATTTAGAATATTTGATCGAAGATTTGCCGAAAATGCTTTTATCTATGAAATCAGGTACAGAGCGCATCCGCAATATTAGCACGTCTTTGCGTACTTTTTCCCGCGCTGACAGTGCGAATAAAGTGTTAGCAAATATTCATGAGGGCATCGACACCACTTTGATGATTTTACAGTATCGCCTCAAAGCTACAGATACTCGCCCGGCGATTAAGATTATCAAAGAATACGGAGATATCCCGCCCGTTAAATGTTATTTTGGGCAACTGAATCAGGTATTTATGAATTTGCTGGCAAATGCGATCGAGTGTTTTGACGAATTCAATCAGGGTTGCACTTACGCTGAAATAGAAGCTTTACCGAATACGATCGCCATTATCACTCATCTCGGGGAGGATAACAACAGCGTGGTGATTAAAATTAAAGATAATGGTCAAGGGATGTCATCAGAGGTCAAGTCGAAAATATTTGACCATTTATTTACTACCAAAGGAGTAGGAAAAGGTACGGGCTTGGGGTTGTCTATCAGTCGGCAAATTGTAGAAGAAACCCACGGCGGTAAACTAACTTGCGAATCGGTGCTGGGAGAAGGTACGGAATTTGCGATCGCCCTGCCGCTTTGA